From a single Rodentibacter sp. JRC1 genomic region:
- a CDS encoding Opacity-associated protein OapB, with amino-acid sequence MLKKTLLISTALFIGSCAQNTLLKDPQPQKMVVEKVDKASQKGSASLYLCKDNKEVRVVHSTQKKNKKTLKRVSVTFNEVTERLTMVISERGNNYSNIRWAWQERDDFSSLKTSVGVILAEQCVLKNAVLGK; translated from the coding sequence ATGTTAAAAAAAACATTGCTAATTTCAACCGCACTTTTTATTGGTAGTTGCGCACAAAATACGCTATTAAAAGATCCTCAACCGCAAAAAATGGTGGTGGAGAAAGTGGATAAAGCCTCACAGAAAGGTTCGGCGAGTCTGTATCTTTGTAAAGATAACAAAGAAGTTCGTGTGGTACATAGCACGCAAAAGAAGAATAAGAAAACCCTCAAACGTGTTTCGGTTACCTTTAATGAAGTGACGGAAAGATTAACCATGGTAATTTCCGAACGTGGTAATAATTATAGTAATATTCGCTGGGCATGGCAGGAACGCGATGATTTTAGCTCGTTGAAAACCAGTGTGGGCGTAATTTTAGCCGAACAATGCGTGCTAAAAAATGCGGTATTGGGAAAATAA